TCAACTTTGCCATAAAGTTGCCAATCTTTATATGGATACCAATTGCATTTGGTTTCAAATGTATCCTGGCCAAATATATATGGTTTTTGAGGATCTAGTTCGATAAAAGTATGAGGTTGATTGGGAATATTAAAAATTTCTTTAGGTTTATCATAAAGCAATCGGATCACATCTTTTTGTTTGAGCTTTTTATTTTTCACTGCTAAAAACAGCAAACCAAGAGCTGCTTCCAAACCAGTGATGCCATGAGCCGGTGGATCAGCCTTTTTCTCTTCAATGGTATGAGGAGCATGATCAGTTTCTACTAGATCAATAGTGCCATTCTGTAGACCTTGCCACAAACTGTCTTGATCTTTTTGAGTGCCTAATTTGGGTTTAACCATAGCAAAACCTTTCATTTTCAAAACATCTTTTTCGGTCATAAAAAGATGGTGTGGTGTCACTCCTGCTGTCACTGCCTGTTTTTTAGCTTTAGCTTTTTTTATAAGCTCTACTTCGGTATCCTGACTCAAATGACAAACATGCAGTTTGCGATTATAAAAATGAGCTAGAGCCAAAGCAGCAGCCAGCTGGACACCTTCAGCATGGACTAAAATCGGCTTTTGGCTTTGCCAGCTTTTAAAAATTTGCTCAAGTTTCCCGATATCTTCAATCAACATTTCGCCAGTTGTATGATTTAAAAATAGTTTTAGTCCAAAAACCTGCTTATTATTCCAGACATGTTTGAATTCAGGTATGTTTTCCCCATTGGTTCCAAAATAAAAACCTATATCACAAATAGCCTTCTTCTTTGACAGTTTAATTTTTTGGGAGAGTCTAGCTTTAGTCAGCGTAAAAAGCGGATTATTGGGCATGTCGATAATAAATGTAAAGCCACCTTTTATAGCTGCTCTTGAACCAGTCGAAAAATCTTCCTTGTGTGTTGCGCCTGGTTCGCGCAAGTGAACATGAATATCAGTAAAGCCTGGAAATTTTTGCAAAGACATAGTTTTATTATGGTAACAAAATTAATTGCAGTAAAGCCATACGCACATACATGCCATTGGGTATCTGATCTTTAATATAGGCTGCTCTGGGATCTAAATCCACATCCATTTCGATTTCCCCAACCCTAGGAAAGGGATGCATAATGATGGCCTGCTTTTTCATCTGATTAGCTATTTTAGTGGTAATAATATAATGATGTTTGAGTTTTTCGTAGCTTGTCAGATCAGTGAAGCGCTCTTTCTGAACCCGTGTCACATATAAAATATCAGTGCTGCCGATCACTTTATCCAGAGTTTCACTTTGGCTCACTTTGACTTTCCGTTTTTCCAGCAAACTAATAAACTCTTTAGGCATTTGCAATAGTTGCGGCGAGACCAAGTTAATCTTCATAGCTGGGTACATGGACAAGAGTTTTGATAAAGAATGGACCGTACGGCCATTCAATAAATCTCCAACCATGGTAACTTCCAGGTTGCCAATATTTTTAAAATGATCAGCAATAGTACATAGATCAAGCAAGGCTTGGGTAGGATGTTCACCAACGCCATCACCGGCGTTAATCACTGGCTTTGGGGAAAAATCAGCGGCAATTTTGGCAGAGCCGACTTCGGGATGACGGATGACAATACAATCACTATAGCTGGCAAAAGTCCGAACCGTATCAGCTAGGTTTTCGCCTTTAGCTACCGATGAGTATGTCATGCCTTGTAGTGGCAAAAAACCTGCGCCTAAACGTTGGGCGGCAGTAATAAAGGAAGCAAAAGTTCGGCTGGAAGGCTCATAAAACAAAGCAGTAACAACTTTACCTTTTAAACTATCACCACTACCTTTGCTTTTGACAAGCTCTCTCATTTGTCTAGCGGTATCTAAAATAAGCTCGGCTTTTTCTTTACTAATTTGATCAACAGATAAAAGACTTTGATTGTATAAAAGGTTTGCGGCCATACTACCTCCTTACATTTTTTTTAATAAAAATCTCGAGACGCAAGCGTCAGAGTATTTGTATTACGCTCTAACCTCGCCTTGCTTGGACTATTTTGATCGCTTCATCCTTCGACGTAAACGTCGGGGTATTCGCTATCTTGTAATAAATTTGTGTAATCTTGCCAAG
Above is a window of Candidatus Beckwithbacteria bacterium DNA encoding:
- a CDS encoding amidohydrolase family protein; protein product: MSLQKFPGFTDIHVHLREPGATHKEDFSTGSRAAIKGGFTFIIDMPNNPLFTLTKARLSQKIKLSKKKAICDIGFYFGTNGENIPEFKHVWNNKQVFGLKLFLNHTTGEMLIEDIGKLEQIFKSWQSQKPILVHAEGVQLAAALALAHFYNRKLHVCHLSQDTEVELIKKAKAKKQAVTAGVTPHHLFMTEKDVLKMKGFAMVKPKLGTQKDQDSLWQGLQNGTIDLVETDHAPHTIEEKKADPPAHGITGLEAALGLLFLAVKNKKLKQKDVIRLLYDKPKEIFNIPNQPHTFIELDPQKPYIFGQDTFETKCNWYPYKDWQLYGKVEKVVLYGKTVLQNGKIIV
- the pyrB gene encoding aspartate carbamoyltransferase translates to MAANLLYNQSLLSVDQISKEKAELILDTARQMRELVKSKGSGDSLKGKVVTALFYEPSSRTFASFITAAQRLGAGFLPLQGMTYSSVAKGENLADTVRTFASYSDCIVIRHPEVGSAKIAADFSPKPVINAGDGVGEHPTQALLDLCTIADHFKNIGNLEVTMVGDLLNGRTVHSLSKLLSMYPAMKINLVSPQLLQMPKEFISLLEKRKVKVSQSETLDKVIGSTDILYVTRVQKERFTDLTSYEKLKHHYIITTKIANQMKKQAIIMHPFPRVGEIEMDVDLDPRAAYIKDQIPNGMYVRMALLQLILLP